In one Brevibacillus composti genomic region, the following are encoded:
- a CDS encoding bifunctional folylpolyglutamate synthase/dihydrofolate synthase — MIAEGLATYEEAIDWLHGLLRFGQKPGLERMQWMLEQVGHPERRLAFIHVAGTNGKGSTCSYLSQMLIEAGYSVGMFTSPYLIDFRERIRYNGAMIPEADLVELIREAKHLAERCEAESGHGSPTEFEVITLIAILYFANVTRPAVVIWETGLGGRLDSTNVVLPIATVITNVGMDHMDVLGNSLIDIAREKAGIIKPGVPVITGERRAEVLAVLQEAADKSRSTLYRIGSQFDVEQLQESVGEQTIRYRSLLRREEAEYRLAMNGPHQAVNAAVSLMTIDILRNFLSYLLEEEEIARGLQQTRWPGRLEVVSPRPMVMLDGAHNQEGIEALVTSLQRLTPPEARLHVLFSGLADKPLASMAEALRGLQTKVETVRLTTFDFPRAATAGHLQEAFLAGGWESARLELISDWRQFLASWVKDNRTANGDDWLVVCGSLYFIAQVRTFFPTTVEEVGE, encoded by the coding sequence ATGATAGCTGAAGGTTTGGCAACATACGAAGAAGCCATAGACTGGCTGCATGGACTGCTTCGTTTCGGGCAGAAGCCTGGGCTGGAGAGAATGCAGTGGATGCTTGAGCAAGTGGGACATCCTGAACGGAGACTGGCATTTATTCACGTAGCCGGTACGAACGGAAAAGGCTCCACTTGCTCCTACCTGAGTCAGATGCTGATCGAAGCAGGATACAGTGTGGGCATGTTTACATCGCCTTACCTGATTGATTTCCGCGAACGCATCCGCTATAACGGCGCGATGATTCCGGAAGCCGATCTGGTGGAATTGATCAGGGAGGCAAAGCATTTGGCTGAACGCTGCGAGGCAGAATCGGGGCATGGCTCTCCGACCGAGTTTGAAGTCATCACCCTGATCGCTATCCTCTATTTTGCCAACGTCACAAGACCGGCAGTGGTGATCTGGGAAACAGGGCTGGGCGGTCGCCTCGACTCGACCAACGTTGTTTTGCCCATCGCGACGGTTATTACGAACGTAGGTATGGATCACATGGACGTGTTGGGAAACAGCCTCATCGACATTGCCCGGGAAAAGGCAGGCATCATCAAGCCGGGGGTACCTGTAATCACCGGCGAGAGGCGGGCCGAGGTGCTTGCGGTCCTGCAGGAAGCGGCGGATAAATCTCGCAGCACCCTGTATCGGATCGGCTCCCAGTTCGATGTGGAGCAGCTACAGGAGAGCGTGGGCGAACAGACGATCCGCTACCGCAGCCTGCTCCGGCGGGAGGAAGCCGAATACCGCCTCGCCATGAACGGCCCTCATCAGGCAGTAAATGCGGCAGTATCCTTGATGACCATTGATATCCTGCGAAATTTCCTTTCCTATCTCTTGGAAGAAGAAGAAATTGCGCGCGGGCTGCAACAAACGCGCTGGCCGGGACGTCTAGAGGTAGTCTCTCCACGGCCAATGGTCATGTTGGACGGGGCACATAATCAGGAAGGAATTGAAGCGCTGGTCACCAGCCTGCAGCGGTTGACGCCGCCGGAAGCACGACTGCATGTGCTCTTTTCCGGCTTGGCGGATAAACCGCTTGCGAGTATGGCAGAAGCGCTGAGAGGATTGCAGACAAAAGTAGAAACCGTTCGACTGACGACGTTTGACTTCCCCCGCGCGGCGACCGCCGGCCACTTGCAGGAAGCATTTCTTGCAGGCGGCTGGGAATCTGCTCGATTGGAGCTCATTTCCGATTGGCGCCAGTTTCTCGCTTCTTGGGTGAAGGACAACCGAACAGCAAACGGCGACGACTGGTTGGTTGTCTGCGGTTCGCTCTATTTCATCGCCCAAGTGCGCACATTCTTTCCCACTACTGTAGAAGAGGTAGGTGAATAG
- a CDS encoding STAS domain-containing protein — protein MDFRAIEENGQAILYFAGELDMAVGERVGNLLREYGERNGAVTVDFQDVTFVDSSGIGHLFFTTKDLLTLGKKIDIINVREEILDILHVLGFAEALGISLKQA, from the coding sequence ATGGACTTCCGGGCAATTGAAGAGAACGGACAAGCGATATTGTATTTTGCCGGTGAATTGGACATGGCTGTCGGTGAACGGGTCGGCAATCTTCTGCGTGAATACGGAGAGAGAAACGGCGCCGTCACCGTAGATTTCCAAGATGTCACGTTCGTGGACTCTTCCGGTATCGGCCATTTGTTTTTTACGACCAAAGATTTGCTCACCTTGGGGAAAAAAATTGACATTATTAATGTACGTGAGGAAATTTTGGACATCCTGCACGTCCTCGGTTTTGCGGAGGCTTTGGGCATCTCCCTGAAGCAGGCCTGA
- a CDS encoding Maf family protein: MKSSTTLILASSSPRRRELLQTIGLPFTVMASDVDESTEPGLRPHEIVEQLAYRKAKAVADQVEEGIVLGSDTIVVLGERILGKPADEQDAFRMLSALQGKEHVVYSGVALIDAKTGRFELAHSSTQVRIRPLTESEIHGYIRTREPMDKAGSYAIQGIGATLVEGIAGDYFTVVGLPLCLTADMLSRFGITLY, translated from the coding sequence ATGAAATCAAGCACAACTCTCATTTTAGCCTCCTCATCGCCTCGCCGCCGCGAGCTTTTGCAGACAATCGGCCTTCCGTTTACGGTGATGGCCAGTGATGTGGATGAGTCCACAGAACCGGGTCTGCGCCCCCATGAAATCGTGGAGCAGCTGGCCTATCGCAAAGCCAAAGCCGTGGCTGACCAGGTGGAGGAGGGGATCGTACTCGGTTCCGATACGATCGTCGTTTTGGGTGAACGCATACTGGGCAAGCCTGCTGACGAGCAGGACGCTTTTCGGATGCTCTCCGCCCTTCAGGGGAAGGAGCATGTCGTCTACAGCGGCGTTGCCTTGATTGATGCGAAGACAGGAAGGTTCGAGCTTGCGCACAGCAGTACGCAGGTACGCATTCGGCCGTTGACGGAGAGCGAGATTCATGGCTATATCCGAACCCGGGAGCCGATGGACAAGGCCGGCTCCTATGCGATTCAGGGGATCGGCGCCACGTTGGTGGAAGGCATTGCCGGCGACTATTTTACTGTCGTGGGCTTGCCGCTTTGCTTGACTGCAGATATGCTCTCCCGTTTTGGCATCACCCTTTATTAA
- a CDS encoding ATP-binding protein → MMLCEECPTNPACHNCLHALRAGAAKKVVPARKVRVTLESGQTALAELRAISRTAIGLYCKQETLSAQVEVELAADFRIVGSAFQGIRDVPYYVLDIEKVLRREEVLERLLLDEFLQWHRRRDPLTDEWPLELRQPEDERHRMIKEELQKLSILRQVQSIYLYVMENGVVRPIGGQMIEEKMTEDLKRVAEEAVWSGSAVREQLVSADGKRMFELYASPLPDQTCGLALIDVTEAIAAERKRQQKEWELYKQVMGAVTQDKLILLTDQELHELTERGKQVASITITSAEDLASLRTECKKIMAPLAMPEKRSLQFLVAVNEAATNTLKHGSGGTVTIYICREERLLRVIVHDRGQGILLEELPNATLRQGYSSKHSLGVGFHVMLQFCYRLLVGTSSVGTKLVLEAIIP, encoded by the coding sequence ATGATGTTGTGTGAGGAGTGCCCGACGAATCCTGCATGTCATAACTGTCTTCACGCACTTCGAGCGGGAGCGGCAAAAAAGGTGGTGCCCGCGCGAAAAGTGCGGGTCACGCTCGAATCGGGACAGACGGCCCTTGCAGAGTTGCGGGCGATCAGCCGGACGGCGATTGGTTTGTATTGCAAGCAGGAAACGCTGTCCGCGCAGGTAGAAGTAGAACTGGCAGCAGACTTTCGGATTGTGGGCAGCGCTTTTCAAGGAATTCGTGATGTGCCCTACTATGTACTGGATATCGAAAAGGTGCTGCGGCGGGAAGAAGTCCTGGAGCGGCTGCTGCTGGACGAATTTCTCCAGTGGCATCGGAGGCGGGATCCGCTTACGGATGAATGGCCGCTGGAGCTGAGGCAGCCCGAGGATGAGCGGCACCGCATGATTAAAGAGGAGCTGCAAAAGCTCTCGATCTTGCGCCAGGTGCAGTCGATCTACCTGTATGTAATGGAAAACGGCGTAGTTCGGCCCATCGGCGGGCAGATGATCGAGGAAAAGATGACAGAAGATCTGAAGCGGGTGGCTGAGGAAGCGGTCTGGAGCGGATCGGCCGTTCGCGAGCAGCTGGTATCGGCTGACGGCAAGCGGATGTTTGAATTGTATGCGTCGCCTTTGCCGGATCAGACCTGCGGCCTAGCCCTGATCGATGTGACGGAAGCGATCGCCGCGGAGCGAAAGCGGCAACAGAAGGAGTGGGAGCTGTACAAGCAGGTGATGGGTGCCGTCACGCAGGACAAGCTCATCCTGCTGACCGATCAGGAACTGCATGAGCTGACGGAGAGAGGCAAGCAAGTAGCGAGCATTACGATTACGTCGGCCGAGGATCTGGCTTCGCTGCGGACGGAGTGCAAGAAAATCATGGCGCCGCTGGCCATGCCGGAGAAACGGAGCCTGCAATTTCTCGTCGCTGTCAATGAAGCGGCGACCAATACCCTGAAGCACGGATCGGGGGGAACCGTCACCATCTACATATGCAGGGAGGAGCGTTTGTTGCGCGTCATCGTCCACGACCGGGGACAGGGGATCCTCCTGGAGGAGCTTCCGAATGCGACGCTGCGGCAAGGGTATTCGAGCAAGCATTCCCTCGGCGTAGGCTTTCATGTCATGCTTCAGTTCTGCTATCGTCTGCTGGTCGGCACCTCTTCGGTGGGAACCAAGCTGGTTTTGGAGGCGATCATTCCCTGA
- the murC gene encoding UDP-N-acetylmuramate--L-alanine ligase yields the protein MDQAQHVHFVGIGGYGMSAIARVLLDLGYKVTGSDVAMNELAKKLEQRGAVVYIGHDANHVNGCDKVVYSTSIAPDNPEVVAAKERGIPVMHRAKMLASILNEGKGVAVAGAHGKTTTTSMIAHVMETCGVDPTFIIGGELISAGTNAKAGKSEFVIAEADESDGSFLEYQPAYEVVTNIEADHLEHFGGDFANLKRAYAQFLSHLKPGGKAILCLDDEHIRELMETVTEEIITYSIQPAYVDQADFSARDIVCGDRRTSCLVYRRDVLLGELVLYVPGAHNIANALAAIIVCLEAGLSFDQIASAFTTFSGAKRRFQIIGDVRNILVVDDYAHHPTEIMATLNGARASGRRVIAVFQPQRYTRTYFLMDEFSKAFADADEVIITDIYSPAGEARIEGVTAEVLVEKIRSNSHPRAQYIPTKELVQAHLVESLQPGDLVLTMGAGDIWKSAYWLADKLEK from the coding sequence GTGGATCAGGCCCAACACGTCCACTTTGTAGGTATAGGCGGATATGGCATGAGTGCCATTGCCCGCGTATTGCTCGACCTGGGTTACAAGGTAACCGGCTCAGATGTGGCCATGAACGAACTGGCGAAAAAACTGGAACAGCGCGGAGCTGTCGTCTATATCGGACATGATGCAAATCACGTAAACGGTTGTGACAAGGTTGTCTATTCCACGAGTATCGCTCCGGACAATCCGGAGGTGGTAGCGGCAAAAGAGAGGGGCATTCCCGTCATGCACCGCGCCAAAATGCTGGCCAGCATTTTAAATGAAGGCAAAGGTGTGGCTGTGGCAGGAGCGCACGGCAAAACCACGACGACCTCGATGATCGCGCACGTCATGGAAACCTGCGGGGTAGACCCGACGTTTATCATCGGCGGCGAACTGATCAGCGCGGGCACGAATGCGAAAGCAGGCAAGAGCGAGTTTGTCATCGCGGAAGCTGATGAGAGCGATGGCTCGTTTTTGGAGTACCAACCGGCTTACGAAGTGGTGACTAACATCGAGGCCGATCATCTGGAGCATTTTGGCGGGGACTTTGCCAATCTGAAACGGGCGTACGCCCAATTTCTCAGCCATCTGAAACCGGGCGGAAAAGCGATCCTCTGTCTGGATGATGAGCACATTCGGGAATTGATGGAAACCGTAACCGAAGAGATCATCACCTACTCGATCCAGCCTGCGTATGTGGATCAGGCTGATTTCAGCGCCCGCGACATCGTCTGTGGTGACAGACGAACCAGCTGCCTGGTTTACCGGCGGGATGTCCTTTTGGGCGAGCTCGTCCTCTATGTGCCGGGTGCGCACAACATTGCCAATGCGCTGGCGGCCATCATCGTCTGTCTGGAGGCGGGACTCAGCTTTGACCAAATTGCCTCGGCCTTCACCACGTTCAGCGGGGCCAAGCGGCGCTTTCAGATCATCGGCGATGTGCGCAACATCCTGGTCGTGGATGACTACGCACACCATCCGACAGAGATCATGGCGACGCTGAATGGCGCGAGGGCATCGGGGAGACGCGTCATCGCGGTTTTCCAGCCGCAGCGCTACACGCGCACCTATTTTCTCATGGATGAATTCAGCAAAGCCTTCGCGGATGCGGATGAGGTGATCATCACCGATATCTACTCGCCGGCGGGCGAAGCCCGAATCGAAGGGGTGACGGCCGAAGTGCTCGTCGAAAAAATCCGCAGCAACAGCCATCCGCGTGCCCAGTACATCCCGACGAAGGAACTGGTGCAGGCGCATCTGGTAGAATCGCTGCAGCCCGGGGATCTCGTGCTGACGATGGGCGCCGGCGACATCTGGAAATCGGCGTACTGGCTCGCCGATAAGCTGGAGAAATAG
- a CDS encoding valine--tRNA ligase: MSNQQATNDIDQLLPKNYDPKAAESKWYRYWMEKQFFKAERDPEKQPFTIVIPPPNVTGKLHLGHALDTTLQDIITRTKRMQGYSTLFLPGMDHAGIATQARVEATLREEGISRHDLGREKFLEKVWEWKHIYAEHIREQWEKLGLALDYSRERFTMDEGLSRAVREVFVRLYEKGLIYRGNRIINWDPAARTALSDIEVIYKEVKGALHHMRYPLADGSGYIEVATTRPETMLGDTAVAVHPEDERYKHLVGKTVILPLVGREIPIVADDYVDPEFGSGAVKITPAHDPNDFELGQRHNLPQIVVMDESGTMNENAAGYQGLDRFECRKQIIKDLTEQGVMFKIEEHIHQVGHSERSDAVVEPYLSTQWFVKMQPLADAAIANAYSEESVKFVPDRFKTNYLRWIENIRDWCISRQLWWGHRIPAWYCQDCGETIVSREDVGECPHCHSHQLQQDADVLDTWFSSALWPFSTLGWPDETEDMKYFYPTNVLVTGYDIIFFWVARMIFSGLEFTGKNPFETVLIHGIIRDSEGRKMSKSLGNGVDPMEVIEKYGADALRFTLATGNSPGNDQRFYWEKVEANRNFANKIWNASRFALMNMADFRYEDIDLSGELSTPDKWILSRLQATIKDATRLMDQFEFGEAGRVLYNFIWDDLCDWYIEMAKLPLYGTDAAAKKTTQSVLVTVLDQTLRLLHPFMPYMTEEIWQALPHEGESITVAKWPTVKEEWLFPEAEAEMNLLVEVIRNVRNIRAEVNVPMSKKIELLIKPGDQATSERLKRGEEYLIRFCNPERLEISEQLQTPDKAMSAVVAGAELFLPLAGLIDLEQEIKRLEKELSTLHGEVERIEKKLNNPGFMAKAPEKVVAEERAKMEGYMEKRDKVLARLTELKGE; this comes from the coding sequence ATGTCGAATCAACAAGCGACGAATGACATTGATCAATTGCTGCCCAAAAACTACGACCCCAAAGCAGCGGAATCCAAATGGTATCGCTATTGGATGGAAAAGCAGTTTTTCAAGGCGGAGCGCGATCCAGAGAAACAACCGTTTACGATCGTCATCCCGCCGCCAAACGTGACCGGCAAGCTGCATCTCGGGCATGCGCTGGACACCACCTTGCAGGACATCATCACTAGAACCAAGCGGATGCAGGGCTACAGCACGCTGTTTTTGCCGGGGATGGATCATGCCGGGATCGCCACCCAAGCCCGCGTAGAGGCGACGCTGCGGGAAGAAGGCATCTCCCGTCACGACCTCGGCCGGGAGAAGTTCCTGGAAAAGGTGTGGGAGTGGAAACATATCTACGCCGAGCACATCCGTGAGCAGTGGGAAAAGCTGGGCCTGGCACTCGACTACTCCCGCGAGCGTTTTACGATGGACGAGGGGCTGTCCCGCGCCGTACGCGAGGTGTTTGTGCGCCTGTACGAAAAAGGACTGATCTACCGCGGCAACCGCATCATCAACTGGGACCCGGCTGCACGCACGGCACTGTCCGACATCGAAGTGATCTATAAAGAAGTAAAAGGCGCTTTGCATCATATGCGCTATCCGCTGGCTGACGGAAGCGGCTACATCGAGGTGGCCACGACCCGTCCCGAAACGATGCTGGGCGACACGGCCGTAGCGGTTCATCCGGAAGACGAGCGCTACAAGCATCTGGTTGGAAAGACCGTCATCCTGCCTCTCGTCGGTCGGGAAATCCCGATTGTGGCTGACGATTACGTCGATCCGGAATTCGGCTCCGGCGCGGTAAAAATTACGCCCGCTCATGACCCGAACGACTTCGAGCTGGGACAAAGACACAACCTGCCGCAAATTGTGGTGATGGACGAATCCGGCACGATGAACGAAAATGCAGCTGGCTACCAGGGGCTGGACCGCTTCGAGTGCCGCAAGCAAATCATCAAGGACCTGACCGAACAAGGCGTCATGTTCAAAATAGAAGAGCATATTCACCAGGTCGGCCACAGCGAACGCAGCGACGCCGTCGTGGAGCCGTATCTCTCGACCCAATGGTTCGTCAAAATGCAGCCGCTGGCCGATGCGGCGATCGCCAATGCCTACAGCGAAGAGAGCGTCAAATTCGTTCCGGATCGCTTCAAGACCAACTACCTGCGCTGGATCGAAAACATCCGCGACTGGTGCATCTCCCGTCAGCTCTGGTGGGGCCATCGGATTCCCGCCTGGTACTGCCAGGATTGCGGCGAAACCATCGTCTCCCGCGAGGATGTGGGCGAGTGCCCGCACTGCCACAGCCATCAGCTGCAGCAGGATGCCGATGTGCTGGATACCTGGTTCTCCTCCGCGCTCTGGCCGTTTTCCACGCTGGGCTGGCCGGATGAGACGGAGGACATGAAGTATTTCTACCCGACCAATGTGCTGGTGACCGGCTATGACATCATCTTCTTCTGGGTGGCCCGGATGATCTTCAGCGGCCTGGAGTTTACCGGGAAAAATCCGTTTGAGACCGTTCTGATCCACGGCATTATCCGCGATTCGGAAGGGCGTAAAATGTCCAAGTCGCTGGGCAATGGCGTCGACCCGATGGAAGTTATCGAGAAATACGGAGCGGATGCGCTTCGCTTCACGCTGGCGACAGGCAACTCGCCGGGCAATGACCAGCGTTTCTACTGGGAAAAGGTAGAGGCCAACCGCAATTTCGCCAACAAGATCTGGAACGCCTCCCGTTTTGCCCTGATGAACATGGCTGACTTCCGTTACGAAGATATCGATTTGAGCGGCGAATTGTCCACGCCTGACAAATGGATTCTGTCCCGCCTGCAAGCGACGATCAAAGACGCGACCCGCCTGATGGATCAGTTTGAATTTGGCGAAGCCGGACGCGTGCTCTACAACTTCATCTGGGATGATCTTTGCGACTGGTATATCGAGATGGCAAAGCTCCCGCTGTACGGCACGGATGCCGCAGCGAAAAAGACGACCCAGTCCGTCCTCGTGACCGTTCTGGATCAAACGCTCCGCCTGCTGCATCCATTCATGCCTTACATGACCGAGGAAATCTGGCAAGCGCTGCCGCATGAAGGGGAGAGCATCACGGTAGCCAAGTGGCCGACGGTCAAGGAAGAGTGGCTGTTCCCGGAAGCGGAAGCGGAGATGAATCTCCTGGTCGAAGTGATCCGCAATGTCCGCAATATCCGTGCGGAAGTAAATGTGCCGATGTCCAAAAAAATCGAGCTGCTGATCAAGCCGGGTGACCAGGCTACGAGTGAGCGGTTGAAGCGCGGAGAGGAATACCTCATTCGCTTCTGCAATCCGGAGCGGCTGGAGATCAGCGAGCAGCTGCAAACGCCGGATAAAGCGATGTCCGCTGTCGTAGCAGGGGCGGAACTGTTCTTGCCGCTGGCCGGTCTGATCGACCTGGAGCAAGAGATCAAGCGGCTGGAGAAAGAGCTGTCCACCTTGCACGGCGAAGTGGAACGCATCGAGAAGAAATTGAACAACCCGGGCTTCATGGCCAAGGCTCCGGAAAAAGTAGTCGCAGAGGAACGGGCGAAAATGGAAGGGTACATGGAGAAACGGGATAAAGTATTGGCTCGCTTGACAGAACTAAAAGGCGAATGA
- a CDS encoding rod shape-determining protein, whose product MFGGFSRDMGIDLGTANTLVFTKGKGIVVREPSVVAIRTDTNTIEAVGNAAKNMIGRTPGNIVAVRPMKDGVIADFETTATMMRYFINQAQKNQGLFSRRPNVMVCVPSGITAVEKRAVEDATKQAGAKEAFTIEEPFAAAIGADLPVWEPTGSMVVDIGGGTTEVAIISLGGIVTARSIRVAGDEMDEAIVQYIKRKYNLMIGERSSETLKLEIGSAIAPEVEESVEIRGRDLVTGLPKTISVSSTEVAEALAETVSAIVEAVKVTLEKSPPELAADIMDRGIVLTGGGALLRNMDRLISKETGMPVHVAENALDCVAIGTGRALENLHLFKSKHGITSSRQKRGR is encoded by the coding sequence ATGTTTGGTGGATTTTCTCGTGACATGGGGATTGACCTCGGCACTGCCAATACACTTGTATTTACGAAAGGAAAAGGGATCGTCGTCCGGGAACCGTCCGTCGTGGCGATCCGTACAGATACCAATACCATCGAGGCGGTCGGAAATGCCGCCAAAAATATGATCGGCCGTACGCCTGGCAATATCGTTGCGGTTCGTCCGATGAAAGACGGCGTCATCGCCGACTTCGAAACCACGGCGACCATGATGCGCTACTTTATCAACCAGGCGCAAAAAAATCAGGGCTTGTTCAGCCGCCGTCCCAATGTCATGGTCTGCGTGCCTTCGGGCATTACCGCCGTTGAAAAGCGCGCGGTCGAAGATGCGACCAAGCAGGCGGGAGCAAAAGAAGCCTTTACGATTGAAGAGCCGTTTGCAGCGGCCATTGGAGCGGACCTGCCGGTATGGGAACCGACGGGCAGCATGGTCGTGGATATCGGCGGAGGTACGACAGAGGTCGCAATCATCTCGCTGGGCGGCATCGTGACGGCCCGTTCGATCCGGGTAGCCGGTGACGAGATGGATGAGGCGATCGTCCAATACATCAAGCGAAAGTATAATCTGATGATCGGGGAGCGCAGCTCGGAGACGCTCAAGCTGGAGATCGGTTCGGCGATTGCTCCGGAGGTGGAGGAGTCCGTGGAAATCCGCGGCCGCGACCTCGTAACCGGCTTGCCGAAGACCATCAGCGTCAGCAGCACGGAGGTAGCCGAAGCGCTCGCTGAGACAGTCTCCGCGATTGTAGAGGCTGTGAAAGTGACGCTGGAAAAGAGCCCGCCGGAGCTGGCTGCCGACATCATGGACAGAGGAATTGTCCTGACGGGCGGCGGCGCTTTGCTGCGCAATATGGACCGCCTCATCAGCAAGGAGACGGGGATGCCTGTGCACGTAGCGGAAAACGCATTGGATTGTGTGGCAATCGGAACGGGCCGTGCCCTCGAGAACCTTCATCTGTTCAAATCCAAGCACGGAATAACCTCTTCCCGGCAAAAACGCGGTAGATAA
- a CDS encoding DUF4321 domain-containing protein, producing the protein MKGKETLTLLFLLISGLLFGSMMGEILGPWVPFLTKSKVITWSPAADLEILKYDLTFQVKLNLASIGGLALAFWIYRRMK; encoded by the coding sequence ATGAAGGGGAAAGAGACGCTTACACTTTTGTTTCTTTTAATTTCCGGTTTGCTTTTCGGAAGCATGATGGGAGAGATTTTGGGCCCCTGGGTCCCTTTTCTGACAAAGAGCAAAGTGATAACATGGTCACCTGCAGCAGATTTAGAAATTTTGAAGTACGACCTTACCTTTCAGGTAAAACTAAATCTGGCTAGTATTGGAGGGCTCGCCCTCGCATTTTGGATATATCGCAGAATGAAGTAG
- a CDS encoding ketoacyl-ACP synthase III produces the protein MNKKSSALITAIGTYVPEKILTNADLERLVETSDEWIIQRTGMHERRIAAEDQFSSDLAIAAVENLRQVWGKDVSDVDLIVVATTTPDFPFPSVASRLQAHFAMTRAGALDLNATCAGFSYALHVANGMISSGLHQKVLVVATETMSKVTDYTDRTTCILFGDGAGAVLVEADADEPSFLSAHLGAKGEGGIHVYRSGLSARMGDQELTGGGCIVQNGREVYKWAVTTIPKGMKAVVELAGKTLEEVDWFIPHSANLRMIESICEKSGFPLEKTLHSMKYCGNTSAATIPLAWNLAIQEGKLQAGDTLLIYGFGGGLVHAGLLLTWNPGTLPR, from the coding sequence ATGAATAAAAAATCGTCTGCCCTAATTACGGCGATCGGCACCTACGTCCCCGAAAAGATTTTGACCAACGCGGATCTGGAGCGCTTGGTAGAGACATCGGATGAGTGGATCATTCAGCGAACTGGCATGCACGAGCGCAGAATTGCGGCGGAAGATCAGTTCAGCAGCGATCTCGCCATCGCGGCTGTAGAGAACCTTAGACAGGTCTGGGGAAAAGATGTATCGGATGTCGACTTGATCGTGGTCGCCACGACGACTCCCGATTTTCCCTTTCCCAGCGTAGCCAGCCGACTGCAGGCGCACTTCGCGATGACCCGCGCAGGCGCTCTCGACCTCAACGCCACCTGTGCGGGCTTTTCCTATGCCCTCCATGTAGCCAACGGGATGATCAGCTCCGGCCTGCATCAAAAGGTTCTCGTGGTGGCGACCGAGACGATGTCCAAGGTGACGGACTACACCGATCGCACGACTTGCATTCTGTTCGGAGATGGCGCGGGAGCCGTGCTGGTGGAGGCGGACGCCGATGAGCCATCCTTCCTCTCCGCACACCTCGGAGCAAAAGGAGAGGGAGGCATTCACGTCTATCGTTCCGGCCTGTCCGCGCGCATGGGTGATCAGGAGCTGACGGGCGGGGGATGCATCGTGCAAAACGGCCGTGAAGTCTACAAATGGGCAGTGACGACGATCCCCAAAGGCATGAAAGCGGTCGTCGAGCTGGCGGGAAAAACGCTGGAGGAGGTAGACTGGTTCATTCCGCACAGCGCCAATCTGCGGATGATCGAGTCCATCTGCGAGAAGAGCGGATTCCCGCTGGAGAAGACCCTCCACAGCATGAAATACTGCGGAAATACTTCCGCGGCGACGATTCCCCTGGCCTGGAATTTGGCCATTCAGGAGGGCAAGCTGCAGGCGGGCGACACGCTGCTCATCTACGGCTTTGGCGGAGGTCTTGTCCATGCCGGCCTTCTCCTCACCTGGAATCCCGGTACCCTGCCCCGATAG
- the radC gene encoding RadC family protein: MAQKACNKIHMKNVPYYDRPRERLLREGAGFLSDAELIAIMLRTGRERETALGLAQRLLATFGDIGGLAQASHAELTTIKGIGPVKAVGLLASFELGRRVMKSSHERTTIRLPRDVANLMLPEMKHLTQEHFVCLFLNTKNHVIGKQTIFVGSLDASIVHPREVFKEAIRRSSASIICLHNHPSGDPTPSREDIAVTRTLQEAGDLIGITLLDHVIIGDDSYVSLKEQGYI; the protein is encoded by the coding sequence TTGGCACAAAAAGCGTGTAACAAAATTCACATGAAAAACGTCCCTTATTATGACCGTCCAAGGGAAAGACTGCTTCGGGAGGGAGCGGGCTTTCTATCGGATGCTGAACTGATCGCCATCATGCTTCGCACGGGAAGAGAAAGAGAGACGGCCCTTGGGCTGGCCCAGCGCTTGCTTGCCACCTTTGGCGACATTGGCGGACTGGCGCAAGCCTCTCATGCTGAGCTGACAACCATTAAAGGGATTGGTCCGGTGAAAGCAGTAGGATTGCTGGCATCGTTTGAACTGGGACGGCGAGTGATGAAGTCCTCGCATGAGCGAACTACGATCCGTTTGCCGCGTGACGTGGCCAATTTAATGCTCCCCGAGATGAAGCATCTGACACAAGAACATTTTGTCTGCCTTTTTCTCAACACCAAAAATCATGTGATCGGAAAACAGACGATATTTGTCGGCAGTCTCGACGCTTCCATCGTCCACCCGCGGGAGGTCTTTAAAGAAGCCATCCGACGCAGCAGTGCTTCGATCATCTGCTTGCACAACCATCCGAGCGGTGACCCGACGCCCAGTCGGGAGGATATTGCCGTCACGCGGACCCTGCAAGAAGCTGGTGACCTGATCGGAATCACTCTATTGGATCATGTCATCATTGGTGACGACAGCTATGTCAGCCTGAAGGAGCAGGGGTATATCTAA